Within the Leisingera thetidis genome, the region CCCCGTTCAGGACGGCGGATCCGGTGCCGGAGCTTGTCGAAATTTCTGCCCCGCCCGGATCACTCGGGCCGGGACCTTCCGGGCCGCGGATGTATGTGGTCAATCCGCTGGGCAAGACTGTCCCTTATGGCGCATTTGTTCCCGGGCCTGACGGGGCTGGCATGTACCTGCCGCCATGGCATGGTGAGATGCAGCGGCCTCCGGAGCCGGATGAGGACGGTCATTTTGCCCATATCCTTCCCACCGACCCTGGATTCGAGGCGGCACACCTGTTTGCCGCCGCCCATTTCACACTGGATGTGTGGGAGGAGTACTTCGGCCATCCGATTCCCTGGCATTTCGCCCGCGACTACGACAGGCTGGAATTGTCGCTGTTGCCAAGTCTGGACAACGCGCATATCGGCTGGGGGTTTCTGGAGACTGGCGGCACCAGCGAATACGGCGGGGAATACCGGGCCTACAGTCTGAATTTTGACGTGGTCGCGCATGAGATCGGCCATGCCATAATTTACAGCGTTGCCGGAATGCCGGCGTCCGAAGCTGTGCCGGGCGAGTACTACGGATTTCACGAATCTGCGGCAGATATGGTGGCGCTGATCGCTTCGCTCCATTTCGGCTCGGTTGTCGAGGAACTGCTCGAGACCACCAAAGGCAATCTGTATACGTTCAATCAATTGAACCGTTTTGCAGAACTTGCCGGAAGCGCGCAGATCCGGATGGCGGCGAATACACGGACATTGGAAGAATTTGCCCGGGGCTGGAGCAGCGAGCACGCGCTGTCTGAACCATTGACCGGAGCGATGTTCGATATTCTCGTCGACATTTTCCACGAACGGCTTCTGGTGCATGGTTTGATCACGCCCGAAATGGAGGATTTGTCCGACCAACTGGAGGAAACCCCTTTCTACAGCGATGTCATGCAGGTGCTGTTTGATGCTCGCTATGCACTTGACCCTGAAGGGTTTCGTGTTGCGCTATTGGAAGCGCGTGATTTCCTGGGCGCTTATCTGGCAGCAGCCTGGAGCAGTCTGGACGCAGAAAACCTCACTTATGCGGCGGTCGGAGACGCACTTCTGGCAGTTGATCTGGAAACAACCGGCGGCGCTTTTCAGACGATCATTGCAGGCAACTTCCGGATGCGCGGGATTGGCCTGGTCCAGGCAGGTCCGCGCTTGGCCAAAGCGGATGAGGACAGTCATGCCCATTCCGTGCGAACGCGGGTGCCGGGCAGCTGAATTGCCATTTGGCTATAAATTTTATTCGTTTTGTGGTATTTCCTGTTTTAGGGGGACTTTTCCAAATATGAGACCGGCAAGCTTTTTGGCCCGGCTTTGCGAAGGGATCTTCCGGTGTTTGTTCCATAGCCACAGGAGTGAGTAAGGTGGCAGAGACGTTACTCAGTTTTTCAGAAGTGTTACTGTTCGGACGGCTGGTCGAAGACCTGAAAATAAAGAAGGCGAACCGCAAGGGACGACTGGGTGCCAACGGTTTCCTCGCCAGACAGCTTGCGGACAAGAAAGATCCAAGATTCGCGCGGATTTATGGTTTTGCCTACGAAGGCGCGTTCTATCAACTGCCGGAACCGTTGATCCTGCTGGTGCATGGCGAGGGCGAAAAAAGCTTCAATGAATGCGGCGGGCAGGCAATCGCTCCTATGGATCCGTCTAAGTCCGGCGTGGCGGCAGCCGATTTCCAAATGTCAGCCGACGTCATGTATTGGGAATATGACAAGGCAGATTTCACGATCCGTATGGACCTGATGACAGGCATGTTCGAGCAGGTTCTGCTGGATGTTTTTTTTGCTGGCGGACCCGGTGTCAGCGGAGCCAAGGTCAGCGGTGCCAAAGTGAGCGGCGCCAAGGTCAGCGGTGCAAAAGTGAGTGGTGCCAAGGTCAGCGGTGCCAAAGCCCGCGGTTCCGGCGATTGAGCGGTTTCAGCGAGCTGCTCTTGATGGTCTGCCAGGTCTGCGGCGGCAGGCCCGCTGCCTGATCGGCTTCGCCCGCAGGGCATGCAGCTGTTGTCAGAACCCGGCCTTCTTCAGACCGTCGACAAAGTGGCGAGTGTCTTCTTCCAGCCGGTCGGGCTGCACCTTGGTCCAGCGGTCCAGCGAGAAATTCGGATGCGCTTCGCGGTGCCTGGCAGCCATGTCGCGGGCCAACTCCATCTTTCCCAGTTGCGCATAGCTGGCGGCCAGCATTCTCTGGCCCTCGGTCGGGTTGTTCATTCTGGTGAGAGTTTCAATCACCGCATCATATTGCTTGAGATTGTAGTAGGCCCCACCCAGATGCCAGAGGTACTGGTCGGGAAAATAGGGGTTGAGGCGCATTGCCTGCTGCAGGTGCTCGATGGCGGTTTCGTTCTCGCCGGAATGAGCCAGCGCATCGGCGTAATCCGACAGCAGGTCGGCATCATTCGGGTTCAGTGCGAGGGCGCGCCGGTAGGCGCCGATCGCAGCGTCGTGTTCCTTGCGGTAAAGATGCACGAAGCCGAGTTCGCCAAAGCCGCGGGCATCGGTCGGATCAAGTTCCACCGCCTTCTGCGCAAAGGTCAAGGCGGTGTCCAACGCGTGCTCGGAGTCTTTGGCCCAGGAATAGCGCCAATCGATGTTCATCGTGCGTGAGATTGCTGCTGATGCCCTGGCATAATCCTGATCACGGGCCAGCGCCCGTTCATACAGAGTATGCGCTTCGTGGTTGTCTTGCCGGGTGTAGCGGAAAATGAACTGCTGCCCGCGCAGGACATAGCCATAGGCGGCAAGGTCAGCGGGCGCCGTCTGCGTTGACCGTTTGCGTTCCTGGGCCTCGATCAGCACCGCGGTTGCCGCCACGATGGCTTCGGTCACCTCGTCCTGAATGGCGAATATGTCGTCGATATCCCGGTCATAGCGTTCGCCCCAGATGGTCCGGCCGGACTCTGCGTCGATCAGTTCGATGGCGATCCGGACCCGTGCTGCGGCCCGCCGGACACTGCCGCGGGCCACATAGCGCACCCCCAGTTCGCGCGCGGCCTCCTGCGGCGGCATCGAGCGGGCCTTGAAGAAGAATGAGGAATTGCGTGCAATGACAAAGAGGTTCTTGAACTTGGACAGGTTCAGGATGATGTCTTCCGTCAGCCCGTCGGCGAACCAGCTGTCGGACTGTTCCCCGCCGAGGCTGGCAAAGGGGAGCACGGCAACTGAAGGAATATCAGGCGGCGGCTGGCCCGCGGGCGGCGGATCCGGGCGCCGGGTGGCAGCCATCGCCGCGCCGGCGACCTCGCTGCGCACGCAATAGGCGGCCACCGGCTCCGCAATGTTCTTGAGCCGTTGCGGGCCGAGGAATTCGAAGCCAAACCGCAGCCTGTTGCGGATCTGCTCATAGACAGCTGCGCTGACAAAGACCCGGCCCGGTTCGGCTATTTCCTGCAGCCGGGCGGCAATGTTGACATTATCGCCATGAATGCCGCGGTCATCGACCAGGATTTCGCCCATGTGCACACCGGCGCGGAACCGCAGGCGCTGCCCTTCCGGCCGCGCGCTGTTGGCCCGGTGTGCGATGCGATGCAGCTCGACGCCGAATTTGACGGCATTTGTGGCGGTCTCAAACAGTGCCAGAACCCCGTCACCGCGGACCGCGACCACTTGCCCGTCATGGTTCTGGCAGGCCGCTTCAAGTTGTTCCAGCAGGGACTTCAGCGCGCTGTAGGTGTCAATCTCGTCATTGCCCATCAGCCGGGCATATCCGACGACATCGGCAAACAGCACTGCACCAAGCTGACGCCGGACCGATGTTGTCTTGTTGTGGCTGCTCACAAGCTGTCCTCCTCCTGTGAGTGCGGGCTGAAGCCGCCGGGGAATCCGGTCAGCCTGCGGGCGGGTCTGCCGGACCGGGCGGCCAAGCCCAGCCGGAAACGTCTGCGCCGCGGAAACGAACGCGCAGCCTGGCGTCAAGGTCCCGCGCCAGCGTTCTGCGGCTGGCCTCCCATTCTTCCCGCAGGATTCCAACCGCGACCATGTCGAAAAACCGGCCTTCTGCGAACCAAGCTGTCCGCATCCTGCCTTCGGTTAGGAAACCGGCCCGTGCTGTCAGTTCCTCGCTGCGGGTGTTGTCGGACCGGTAGTAGGATGTAACGCGATTTAGCCCGATCTGGCGGAAGGCAAAGTCCAGAAGCAGCGCAATCGACCGGATGCCGATGCCGTGCCTGCGCCAGGGCTCATCGATAAAGACGGCGACGACGGCATCACGGTTCACCGCAGAAATATTCTCCAGCCCGGCGATGCCGCACAGCCCGCCTGTTTCTGAGACAATTGCAAACCAGCACTTCCCGGCATCTGCTGCCGCATCCGTTAGCGGGTTCCAAGCCTGTTCAATACCGGCCGCGTTAAGCGGCACCCGCGCTGAGCGGTCGAAACAGGCCAGATCGGCGATATTCCGAAACCAGCCGGCCATTACAGGGAGGTCCCCCGTTTCCAGCGGCCGGAGCCGAAAACCTACTGACTGCCTGTTCGGCATGGGCTGTCCTCTTTTACTTTGCAACATGCCGCATTTCTGGCGCCCGATGCAGCCGGGAGAAGAGCGGTTGCTGGCTTTATACCACATTTCCGGCCGGTCCGGGGGCGCGGGAGACAGGCTCAGGAAAGGGCTTGCCGCTTCGGCATGGGGCAGTCACGTCCAAATTTCGCGCAGGTCATTTGAAGGAAAGCTGCCAGACCGGGACCTTGCCTCTCTGACTGAAGGGAGCAGGCAAGAATTGCAGCAAGAGATGCCTTTTGGGGTTGCGCCTTTGCGGTGCTGTGATTAAACCCCGCCGCAGTGGACCGATAGCTCAGCTGGATAGAGTACTTGACTACGAATCAAGGGGTCGGGGGTTCGAATCCTCCTCGGTCCGCCACTTCCCAAATTGTCGGGCGACCATAGTTTTGCCATTTGCGGCAGAACCTTTCCTTTTTAGTGTCTCCAACATCCCCGCTCACGCCGCCTGTTCCGCCAGTGGCGAAGCCTTCGCTGATTTCACTTCGGAAGACCTCGTGTCTGCCGGAGGGCAAAGCAGGGTGGGCGCAGCCCGGACTGCGGCCGGACGGTGATCTGACACACGGGGCCGGAGCGGTGAAATTGGGAGGGGCCCGCGCCTGGCGCGGGAAGAACCGGATTTCTCCGTGGAGGCTGACGCGCAGCGGCATCAGAACCCGTGCTCAGATTGCCGACCGGACGGCAGGCGGACCAATTAAACGGAAAATGCCGGGCGCGCTAGAGCGGAGCGGAGGCGCGGCTGGCATCTGTGCAAGCGATCGCGGTCTCGTCCGCAATCACATTCTAAATTAGGCAGGAGGGCCAGGAAGAAAGCAGCCGGCGAGATCTTCAACTGCCATTTGCCACGCGGATCACGAACTCACACACAGCCGGACATACCGGACTTACGCGCCAGCAGCGGGTGCAGGTGCAGGAAGCCTAAAACTCTGTTCGCGCCCGCTGCTGTAGGATATCGGCGGCGCGGCAGATTTCCCCAGACCAGACATTCAAGTCCACGTTGTGGGGCGACTGCAAACCGTCCGTTCGCTGGGCAGTAGCCGGAGAAGCGGGACGAGCAGAGAAAGCGTGTCTTCGCTTCGGTCAAACAAGGCCCGGTGCAGTTTGGGAGGTGCCGACGTTGATCGGAGCTCCCTCCGGCCTTCGATGGTCCGCATCTCTAAGGGGCGCCGGTGACCTGCCACTGAACGTTCATCCAGCCGCGACCGGAGCCGGGTTGCTTTTTACGCCGGTCGGCGCAGGTTGAGCAATCGCCCGGCGCGCGGAGCTTTCATCCCGCGCAGCGGGGCGGGCGGTTGCGGTGGCGAGGGTGCGCGCATAATCGGCCGGGGTCAGGCAGTCCAATGCCGAATGCGGGCGTTCCGTGTTGCAGCCGGCCGCCCAGGCAGCGATCACGGCACGCGCATGGGCCAGGTCGCGGAACATGGTCTCGTTGAGCAACGCATCGCGCATTCGCCCGTTGAAACTGTCCACGAAGCCATTCTGCATCGGCCTGCCTGGCGCGATGCAATGCCATTCAGCCCGGTGCCCGGAACACCACCGCAGGATGGCATTACAGGTCAGTTCCGTCCCGTTGCCGCCGGCAATCATCCCGGGCTTGCCGCGGCGCTCGATCAGGACCGTCAATTCACGCGCCACACGGCGGTCCGGGATAGAGGTATCCGGGATCGCTGCCAGGCAGCCGCGGGTGCCATCGTCGACCAGGTCGAGAACGCGGACGCGCTGGCCGGCGGCGAATTGATCCTGGACGAAATCCAATGACCAGCGCGCGTCGGGCCGTGCCTCAACGAGGATCGGGGCTCGTGTGGCGGCCGCCTTGCGCCGGGCCTTTCGCTGGCGCGCGGCCAGCCCCTCCCCGCGGCGGAGCCGATAAATCCGGTTGATCCCCGAAGCTTCTCCCTCTCGGCGCAACAGCACGGAGAGCCGCCCCTCTCATGGTTTGCAAGCAAACCACTGCCGGACAGTGGATAGCCGAACCTGCGGCGCTCATTGGCCAAGTCCCGCAACCGGCCGCGCAGCACCCTGTCCGGCGCACGCCGGGCCTGGGCGCGGACCATCTTGCGATCCGCCCCGGCACTCCGGCACGCCCGCCGTTCCGAGAGCCCAGGCAGGGACCTCAGGTGCGCGGCTGCGTCGCGCTTCGCGGCAGGCGTCACCACTGTTTTGAACCCAGCTCCTTCATCGCGGCGGGATCAAGCTTCTGTTCGGCCAGCAGCGTCTTCAGCTTGGCGTTCTCGTCTTCGAGCGCCTTCAGCCGCTTCGCCTCGGGCACCGTCATGCCGCCGGACTTGGCCTTCCTGTTGCAGAAAGTGTCTTCCGGCATACCGTGCTTGCGGCACAGGTCAGCGCACTTGGCGCCTGCCTCGTGCCCGGCCAGGATGCCGATGATCTGCTCGTCCGAGAACCTTGTCCGCGTCAGTGTCCGTCCTCAGGTTGGGCTGGACTCCAATCGAAGGTGGAGGAAAACCCCCTGGCAGGTCACGCGCTAAAGCCACCATTGGCCGCAGTGGTTTTGACCCGCTACCGCAGTTCTCCTAGCATTTTGGCAATCATGGCATGGCCAGCCGATCTTATCATTGGAGCTCGGTCCAGTACTGTTTGAGAAGAAACTTATGCATCAAGGATGACGGGCGTTAATTCAGAACTTGAAGTTACGTACCGGTTTTTCTTGGACCGACATTGGAAATGCCGGTGGCCGGACGACGTTCTGACAGCAATTGAATGGATGTGAGAGCGGCCCGAAACTGGACTGCTCCCAAAATTCCCCGCATGGTTTCCTGCGCTTGCAAGTTCACTTAAGCAGGCGTTTTTTGTGGCTGCATGATTGCCCACCTTGTCGATCAGTTCAGCAACCGAATCACCACCTGCGGCCAACCGTGCCCTTCCTGCGCTGGAAGGTTTGCGGATCTTTCCTGGCGCCTGCGATCCGGCCGGGAGATGGAGGGGAAACGCCTCTGAAACACGCCAATTTGCGCTCGAAATGCATGATTGCCGTCTTGACGCGCGGCAGTCCCGTCATGAGAAATACCCTCATGGCGTTTCTGGCACATATTTTCCAGCTGATCAGGGTGACTGCTGCATTTGCAATGATCCTTGCGTTGGGATTTTCTCTGCCATCCGCCGCGCACACCATCGCGGGCCATCACGGCAATGCCGCGGTCTCGCAAACCGGGGAGAGCTATGCCGGTGCAGCCAGGCATGGCACGGGGCATGACGCAACCCAGACCGGCGCGCACCATGGCCAGGATAAATCTCAGACCAGCGACATCGGGAGCTGCTGTTCAGGCTCCTGCATGGCGGATGCGGTGCTGACCTTTTTGCCGGGGAAAACCTCCCTGGCGGAACCTGTACGGTGGAAGCAGAAGAATGCGCAGCTGCCGTCTCGCGAACAGCTCGCACTCCTGCGCCCGCCGAGAGCCTGAGGCATCTAAACCGTTTCAACGGGTACTAACCATCTCCTGCACGCAATTGCAGGAACCGTGCAGATATTCCTCAGGAAAACCACATGAAATCTCTCTTTCTGGCCGGGGCAGGCGCCCTGCTGCTGGGGGCGTGCGCCAGGACACCGGCTGCGCTGCCCGATACCACAGCTCTGCAAACTACCGCCGCGCAATCCGGCCCATACCGCGCCCTGAATTACCAATCTCCCCTCTCGGGTTTTGAAACTTACGACCCAAGCGGCCCTGCATCTTGGCGAGGCGTCAACGAGCAGCAGCAGGAGAACAATTGATGTCAGCGAAAACTTGGCGCCTCCTGGCGCTGCCCTTGGTGCTGGCTGCCTGCACGGCTGCGGTGCCGGAGAAATTCACCAGTCCGCAGGCCGGGTTTGAAGAGGTCGCCAGCCAGACCTCGGCCGCTATCGGCAAGCGCACGGCCTTTGCCCAGACACAGGCCCAGAACCAGGCGCTGGCCAAGGAAGTCCGCCTGCTGGTCCACGGCAAGACGATCTCGGCTGAAACTGCGGTGCAGGCCGCGCTTCTGAACAACAAGGGGCTGCAGGTGTCTTATGCCGCGGTTGGGCTTTCGGCGGTCGGCGTCTGGCAGCAGATGACGCCAGAGAACCCGGTGGTCTCGATCGGCCTGATGGGGATCGGCGCGCCGGAGCTGGGCCTGTACCGGGCGCTGGAATCCACCATCGCCGTGAACCTGCTGGACGTGCAGACCCGCAAGCAGCGTATTGCTGTAGCCGAGGCGCAGTTTCAGCAGGCGCAGCTGAACGCGGTGAACGATACTCTGGCGCTTGCGGGGCAGACCCGGCGGGCCTGGATCAATGCGGTGGCGGCCTTTGAGCGGCTGAGCTATCTGCGCCAGGCCAGCGGAACAGCGGCAGCGGGAGCAGAGCTGGCCAGCCAGCTCGGCAAGACCGGCGCACTGAACAAGGCGGGACAGGCGCGGGAGTTTGCCTTCAATGCCGAGCTTGCGGGGCAAGTGGCCCGTGCCCGGCTGGAGGCGCAGCTTGCCAAGGAGGAGCTGACGCGCCTGATGGGCCTGTGGGGCAGCGATGCCAACTACTATGTTCCGGATGCGTTGCCGCCATTGCCAAAGTCGCAGCCGCGGGTTGCGTCGATCGAAGCGGCGGCGTTGACAAACCGCGTCGATCTGAAGGTCGCCAGGCTCGGGCTGGAAGCGCAGGCCCGCGCCTTCGGCCTGACAGACCGGACCCGGCTGGTCACTGACCTGGAGCTGATTGCCGGCTTCGAGGCCGAGCGTGAACGCGAGGACGGGGCGACGGAAACCGAGACCCTGCCGCAACTGGAACTGGAGTTCGCCATACCGGTCTTTGACACCGGCAAGGCACGGATGCGCAAGGCGGAGCTCGCTTATTTGCAGGCGGCCAACGCATTGGCGGAACGGGCAGTCAATGTCCGCTCAGAGGCCCGCAGTGCAGAGCTGGCCTATCACTCCTCCTATGAGATCGCGCGCCATTACCGCGATGTGCTGGTGCCGCTGCGCAAGACAATCGAGGAGGAAGGCCTGCTCAGCTACAACGGCATGATCACCAGCACCTTCGAACTGCTGACGGACGTGCGCGAAAAGCTGACGGGCTCGCTGGAGGCGGCCAATGCCAAGCGCGATTTCTGGCTGGCCCAGGCGAATGTAAGTGCCGCGATCTACGGCGGCGGCACAAGTTCATCCCCGCAAGACGGCAGTGCCGAAATCGCCGCTGGCGGCGATGCAGGCCATTGAAAGGATCAAAGGACATGATGAACAGACGTCAAATGCTTGGGGCCGGCGCTGCAGGTGCTGCGCTGGTCTCCGGCCAGGCCTGGGGCCAGACCTCCAACATGGGCCTGCCCGAAGCCGCCACGATGGACACGGCCGCCACCCAGCCGCCGCTGGCCCCGGTCTCCGGTCCCGATTACACCCCGGTGGTGACCCTGAACGGCTGGACCCTGCCGTTCCGGATGAACAACGGGGTGAAGGAGTTCCACCTGGTCGCGGAACCGGTCGAGCGCGAGCTGGCCGAGGGCATGATCGCCCATCTGTGGGGCTACAACGGCCAGTCCACCGGCCCCACCATCGAGGCGGTGGAGGGCGACCGGGTCCGCATCTTTGTGACCAACAAGCTGCCGGAGCATACCTCGGTGCATTGGCACGGGATGATCCTGCCCTCCGGCATGGACGGGGTCGGCGGGCTCAGCCATCCCGGCATCCCGCCGGGCAAGACCTATGTCTATGAGTTCGACCTGATCAAGTCCGGCACCTTCATGTACCATCCGCACGCGGATGAGATGGTGCAGATGGCGATGGGGATGATGGGGATGT harbors:
- a CDS encoding adenylate/guanylate cyclase domain-containing protein; translation: MSSHNKTTSVRRQLGAVLFADVVGYARLMGNDEIDTYSALKSLLEQLEAACQNHDGQVVAVRGDGVLALFETATNAVKFGVELHRIAHRANSARPEGQRLRFRAGVHMGEILVDDRGIHGDNVNIAARLQEIAEPGRVFVSAAVYEQIRNRLRFGFEFLGPQRLKNIAEPVAAYCVRSEVAGAAMAATRRPDPPPAGQPPPDIPSVAVLPFASLGGEQSDSWFADGLTEDIILNLSKFKNLFVIARNSSFFFKARSMPPQEAARELGVRYVARGSVRRAAARVRIAIELIDAESGRTIWGERYDRDIDDIFAIQDEVTEAIVAATAVLIEAQERKRSTQTAPADLAAYGYVLRGQQFIFRYTRQDNHEAHTLYERALARDQDYARASAAISRTMNIDWRYSWAKDSEHALDTALTFAQKAVELDPTDARGFGELGFVHLYRKEHDAAIGAYRRALALNPNDADLLSDYADALAHSGENETAIEHLQQAMRLNPYFPDQYLWHLGGAYYNLKQYDAVIETLTRMNNPTEGQRMLAASYAQLGKMELARDMAARHREAHPNFSLDRWTKVQPDRLEEDTRHFVDGLKKAGF
- a CDS encoding GNAT family N-acetyltransferase, translating into MAGWFRNIADLACFDRSARVPLNAAGIEQAWNPLTDAAADAGKCWFAIVSETGGLCGIAGLENISAVNRDAVVAVFIDEPWRRHGIGIRSIALLLDFAFRQIGLNRVTSYYRSDNTRSEELTARAGFLTEGRMRTAWFAEGRFFDMVAVGILREEWEASRRTLARDLDARLRVRFRGADVSGWAWPPGPADPPAG
- a CDS encoding TolC family protein, translating into MSAKTWRLLALPLVLAACTAAVPEKFTSPQAGFEEVASQTSAAIGKRTAFAQTQAQNQALAKEVRLLVHGKTISAETAVQAALLNNKGLQVSYAAVGLSAVGVWQQMTPENPVVSIGLMGIGAPELGLYRALESTIAVNLLDVQTRKQRIAVAEAQFQQAQLNAVNDTLALAGQTRRAWINAVAAFERLSYLRQASGTAAAGAELASQLGKTGALNKAGQAREFAFNAELAGQVARARLEAQLAKEELTRLMGLWGSDANYYVPDALPPLPKSQPRVASIEAAALTNRVDLKVARLGLEAQARAFGLTDRTRLVTDLELIAGFEAEREREDGATETETLPQLELEFAIPVFDTGKARMRKAELAYLQAANALAERAVNVRSEARSAELAYHSSYEIARHYRDVLVPLRKTIEEEGLLSYNGMITSTFELLTDVREKLTGSLEAANAKRDFWLAQANVSAAIYGGGTSSSPQDGSAEIAAGGDAGH